A genome region from Paracoccus stylophorae includes the following:
- a CDS encoding SH3 domain-containing protein, giving the protein MTRLFAFMTATLVALYLVMTIYGAGDLRGARDPVAAPRPAAQDAGREALMPAGQDAAQPDAAAARPTDPDPAQPAPEIVQTTAQTPQRVQEFPGPPLRPSPEYVGQTPDEAAPPPQGAQGPILYVTGSSVNFRAGPSTGDRVIGALGQGDAVEALGPTDAAWVHIRDTAGRIGYMSGQFLSPAQPD; this is encoded by the coding sequence ATGACACGGCTTTTCGCGTTCATGACGGCGACACTGGTCGCGCTGTATCTGGTGATGACGATCTATGGCGCCGGCGATCTGCGCGGCGCGCGCGATCCCGTCGCCGCGCCGCGCCCCGCCGCGCAGGATGCCGGGCGCGAGGCGCTGATGCCGGCGGGTCAGGACGCAGCGCAGCCCGATGCGGCGGCAGCCCGGCCCACGGACCCCGACCCGGCGCAGCCCGCCCCCGAGATCGTGCAGACGACCGCGCAGACGCCGCAGCGCGTGCAGGAATTCCCCGGCCCGCCGCTGCGCCCGTCGCCCGAATATGTAGGCCAGACGCCCGATGAAGCCGCGCCGCCGCCGCAAGGCGCGCAGGGTCCGATCCTGTATGTCACCGGCAGCAGCGTGAATTTCCGCGCCGGCCCCTCGACCGGCGACCGGGTGATCGGCGCGCTTGGGCAGGGCGACGCGGTCGAGGCACTGGGTCCGACCGACGCCGCATGGGTCCATATCCGCGACACCGCCGGCCGCATCGGCTATATGTCCGGGCAGTTCCTGTCGCCCGCGCAGCCCGACTGA
- a CDS encoding TetR/AcrR family transcriptional regulator has product MAERKPYHHGNLRQALIEATAALIEEMGPQAFTMAEAARRAGVSAAAPYRHFKGREDLIEEVARQGFVDFSRRLEAAFDGGRPRVLTAFLRLGQAYLDFARERPGYYMAMFESGISIAANAELAQASERAQAVLLDAAEGLASHLPPERRPPARMVANHIWAMSHGVVELFSRGAPGRRSSVEPAEMLESGVIIYLRGLGLIGD; this is encoded by the coding sequence GTGGCCGAGCGCAAACCCTATCACCACGGCAACCTGCGTCAGGCGCTGATCGAGGCGACGGCGGCCCTGATCGAGGAGATGGGACCGCAAGCCTTCACCATGGCCGAGGCCGCGCGCCGCGCCGGCGTGTCGGCCGCCGCCCCCTATCGCCATTTCAAGGGGCGCGAGGATCTGATCGAAGAGGTCGCGCGGCAGGGATTCGTGGATTTCTCGCGGCGTCTGGAAGCCGCGTTCGATGGCGGCCGCCCGCGCGTGCTGACCGCGTTCCTGCGGCTGGGCCAGGCCTATCTGGATTTCGCGCGCGAACGGCCCGGCTATTACATGGCGATGTTCGAATCCGGCATCTCGATTGCCGCGAATGCCGAACTTGCCCAGGCGTCCGAACGCGCGCAGGCGGTGCTGCTGGACGCCGCCGAAGGGCTTGCCAGCCATCTTCCGCCCGAACGGCGCCCGCCCGCGCGGATGGTCGCCAATCACATCTGGGCCATGAGCCACGGCGTGGTCGAGCTGTTTTCGCGCGGGGCGCCGGGGCGGCGCAGCTCGGTCGAGCCGGCCGAGATGCTGGAAAGCGGCGTCATCATCTATCTGCGCGGGCTTGGCCTGATCGGGGACTGA
- a CDS encoding electron transfer flavoprotein subunit beta/FixA family protein, producing MKVLVPVKRVIDYNVKARVKADGSGVDLANVKMSMNPFDEIAVEEAIRLKEKGVAEEVVAVSIGVKQAAETLRTALAMGADRAILIVAADDVHTDIEPLSVAKILKAVIDEEQPRLVIAGKQAIDNDMNATGQMLAALLGWSQATFASKIEIDGDSARVTREVDGGLQTIQVKLPAIVTADLRLNEPRYASLPNIMKAKKKPLDEKTAADYGVDVSPRLEIVSVKEPEGRKAGIKVESVDELVSKLKEAGVV from the coding sequence ATGAAGGTTCTCGTGCCAGTCAAGCGCGTGATCGACTATAACGTAAAGGCCCGGGTGAAGGCGGACGGGTCCGGGGTCGATCTGGCGAATGTGAAGATGTCGATGAACCCCTTTGACGAGATCGCCGTCGAAGAGGCGATCCGGCTGAAGGAAAAGGGCGTCGCCGAAGAGGTCGTGGCCGTCAGCATCGGCGTCAAGCAGGCGGCCGAAACGCTGCGCACGGCGCTGGCGATGGGCGCGGACCGGGCGATCCTGATCGTGGCCGCCGACGACGTGCATACCGATATCGAGCCGCTGTCGGTCGCCAAGATCCTGAAGGCCGTCATCGACGAGGAACAGCCCCGTCTGGTGATCGCGGGCAAGCAGGCCATCGACAACGACATGAACGCCACCGGCCAGATGCTGGCCGCGCTTCTGGGCTGGAGCCAGGCGACCTTCGCCAGCAAGATCGAGATCGACGGCGACAGCGCCAGGGTCACGCGCGAGGTCGATGGCGGCCTGCAGACGATCCAGGTCAAGCTGCCCGCGATCGTGACCGCCGATCTGCGCCTGAACGAGCCGCGCTATGCCTCGCTGCCCAACATCATGAAGGCCAAGAAAAAGCCGCTGGATGAAAAGACCGCCGCCGATTACGGCGTCGACGTCTCGCCCCGGCTCGAGATCGTGTCGGTCAAGGAGCCCGAGGGGCGCAAGGCCGGGATCAAGGTCGAATCGGTGGACGAGCTGGTGTCGAAACTGAAAGAAGCGGGGGTCGTGTGA
- the parC gene encoding DNA topoisomerase IV subunit A yields MSDEPPIDPEQNTQAEPLSRAIGERYLTYALSTIMNRALPDARDGLKPVHRRILYAMRELRLSPNGAFRKSAKITGDVMGNYHPHGDAAIYDAMARLAQDFAMRYPLVDGQGNFGNIDGDNPAAARYTEARLAQTAESLMDGLAEDSVDFRPNYDGTLTEPVVLPAAFPNLLANGSSGIAVGMATNIPPHNLHEVIDACLHLIKTPDARDDTLATLIKGPDFPTGGVIVESAETIARNYRTGRGAFRVRASWQQEDLGRGQWQIVVTEIPYQVQKSRLIERLAELIQTKKVPILADVRDESAEDVRIVLEPRARSVDPEQLMAALYRVSDLEMRFSLNMNVLIDGRVPKVCSLKEVLRAFLDHRREVLVRRARFRLEKIAARLEVLEGYLIAYLNLDRVIEIIRHEDDPKAVMIAEFHLSDVQVEAILNMRLRALRKLEEIELRTERDRLHAEREELQTMLADEGAQWSRIADQLKEVRNLFGKSTPEGQRRTRITEADDVEPLDMDAMIEREPLTVILSKMGWIRSMKGHQPLDAELKFKDGDGPGFALHAETTDKLVVFASNGRFYTLPANTLPGGRGMGEPLRLMIDLPNEAGIVAMFPWREGEKYLVASRAGDGFVVQAGDILAQTRSGKQVLNGEALLCKPVRGDHVAVVGTNRKMLVFPVSELPEMTRGKGVRLQKFSGGGGLVAPDTLSDATFVTLAQGLSWPMSGGKTRTESDLGDWLGKRAGTGRMAPRGFPRDNKFA; encoded by the coding sequence ATGTCCGACGAACCGCCCATCGACCCCGAACAGAATACCCAGGCCGAACCGCTGAGCCGTGCCATAGGCGAGCGGTATCTGACCTATGCCCTGTCCACGATCATGAACCGGGCGCTGCCGGATGCGCGCGACGGGCTGAAGCCGGTGCATCGCCGCATCCTTTACGCGATGCGCGAACTGCGCCTGTCGCCCAACGGCGCGTTTCGCAAATCGGCCAAGATCACCGGCGACGTGATGGGCAATTACCACCCCCACGGCGATGCGGCGATCTATGACGCGATGGCGCGGCTGGCGCAGGATTTCGCCATGCGCTACCCGCTGGTGGACGGGCAGGGGAATTTCGGCAATATCGACGGCGACAACCCCGCCGCCGCCCGGTATACCGAGGCGCGGCTTGCCCAGACCGCGGAATCGCTGATGGACGGGCTGGCCGAGGATTCGGTCGATTTTCGGCCCAACTATGACGGCACCCTGACCGAACCGGTCGTCCTGCCGGCGGCGTTCCCGAATCTTCTGGCCAATGGCTCATCCGGGATCGCGGTCGGCATGGCGACCAACATCCCCCCGCACAACCTGCACGAGGTGATCGACGCCTGCCTGCATCTGATCAAGACGCCCGATGCGCGCGACGACACGCTGGCCACGCTGATCAAGGGGCCGGATTTCCCCACCGGCGGCGTGATCGTCGAAAGCGCCGAGACGATTGCCCGCAACTATCGCACCGGCCGGGGCGCGTTCCGCGTGCGCGCGTCGTGGCAGCAAGAGGATCTGGGCCGCGGACAGTGGCAGATCGTCGTCACCGAAATCCCCTATCAGGTGCAGAAATCGCGGCTGATCGAACGGCTGGCCGAGCTGATCCAGACCAAGAAAGTGCCGATCCTGGCCGATGTGCGCGACGAATCGGCCGAGGATGTGCGCATCGTGCTGGAACCCCGCGCCCGCAGCGTCGATCCCGAACAGCTGATGGCGGCGCTGTATCGCGTCAGCGACCTTGAGATGCGGTTCAGCCTGAACATGAACGTGCTGATCGACGGCCGCGTGCCGAAAGTGTGCAGCCTCAAGGAGGTTCTGCGCGCCTTTCTGGATCACCGCCGCGAGGTGCTGGTCCGGCGCGCCCGTTTTCGGCTGGAGAAGATCGCCGCAAGGCTCGAGGTGCTGGAAGGCTATCTGATCGCCTATCTGAACCTGGACCGGGTGATCGAGATCATCCGCCATGAAGACGATCCCAAGGCGGTGATGATTGCCGAGTTCCATCTGTCCGACGTGCAGGTCGAGGCGATCCTGAACATGCGCCTGCGCGCCCTGCGCAAGCTGGAAGAGATCGAGCTGCGCACCGAACGCGACAGGCTGCACGCGGAACGCGAGGAGTTGCAGACGATGCTGGCCGATGAGGGCGCGCAGTGGTCGCGCATCGCCGACCAGCTGAAAGAGGTGCGCAACCTGTTCGGCAAGTCCACCCCGGAAGGCCAGCGGCGCACCCGCATCACCGAAGCCGACGATGTCGAGCCGCTGGACATGGACGCGATGATCGAGCGCGAGCCGCTGACCGTCATCCTGTCGAAAATGGGCTGGATCCGGTCGATGAAGGGTCATCAGCCGCTGGACGCGGAATTGAAGTTCAAGGACGGCGACGGCCCCGGCTTCGCCCTGCATGCCGAGACCACCGACAAGCTGGTCGTCTTTGCCTCGAACGGCCGCTTCTACACGCTGCCGGCCAACACGCTGCCCGGCGGCCGCGGCATGGGAGAGCCGCTGCGCCTGATGATCGACCTGCCGAACGAGGCCGGGATCGTCGCGATGTTCCCGTGGCGCGAGGGCGAGAAATACCTGGTCGCCTCGCGCGCCGGCGACGGGTTCGTCGTGCAGGCGGGCGACATCCTGGCGCAGACCAGATCGGGCAAGCAGGTCTTGAACGGCGAGGCGCTGCTGTGCAAGCCGGTCCGCGGCGATCACGTCGCGGTGGTGGGCACCAACCGCAAGATGCTGGTCTTTCCGGTCAGCGAACTGCCCGAGATGACGCGCGGCAAGGGTGTGCGGTTGCAGAAATTCTCGGGCGGGGGCGGGCTGGTCGCGCCCGATACGCTGTCGGATGCCACCTTCGTCACGCTGGCGCAGGGGCTGAGCTGGCCGATGAGCGGCGGCAAGACCCGGACCGAAAGCGATCTGGGCGACTGGCTGGGCAAACGCGCCGGAACCGGCCGCATGGCCCCGCGCGGCTTTCCGCGCGACAACAAGTTCGCCTGA
- a CDS encoding cob(I)yrinic acid a,c-diamide adenosyltransferase, with protein sequence MVVLNKIYTRTGDKGDTALSDGSRVAKHDPRVEAYGTVDELNATLGLCRLHAAGRMADRLSVIQNDLFDLGADLARPDMAADDKAGHPVLRIIDPQVTRLEAEIDEMNADLQPLRSFILPGGSVLSAHLHLSRTVARRAERRATELAAGGDVNGSAVRYLNRLSDWLFVAARQANGGGSEDILWVPGASR encoded by the coding sequence ATGGTCGTCCTGAACAAGATCTATACCCGCACCGGCGACAAGGGCGACACCGCCCTGTCCGACGGCAGCCGCGTGGCCAAGCACGATCCGCGGGTCGAGGCCTATGGCACGGTGGACGAACTGAACGCGACACTGGGGCTGTGCCGTCTGCACGCGGCGGGGCGGATGGCCGACCGGCTGTCGGTGATCCAGAACGACCTGTTCGATCTGGGCGCCGATCTGGCGCGTCCCGACATGGCCGCCGACGACAAGGCGGGCCATCCGGTGCTGCGGATCATCGACCCGCAGGTCACGCGCCTTGAGGCCGAGATCGACGAGATGAACGCCGATCTGCAACCGCTGCGCAGCTTCATCCTGCCGGGCGGGTCGGTGCTGTCGGCGCATCTGCACCTGTCGCGCACCGTCGCCCGCCGGGCCGAGCGTCGGGCGACCGAACTGGCCGCGGGCGGCGATGTGAACGGGTCTGCGGTGCGCTATCTCAACCGGCTGTCGGACTGGCTGTTCGTGGCGGCGCGTCAGGCCAATGGCGGCGGCAGCGAAGACATCCTGTGGGTGCCCGGCGCCAGCCGTTAG
- a CDS encoding DUF2852 domain-containing protein, with protein sequence MSAYGTDAARGPGPFGRARDWLDERGKVAWIIAMILGFAIFWPVGLAILAYMIWSKRMFGCSNRSPARRFHAASTGNSAFDAYREETLKRLEDEHREFVDFLTKLREAKDKAEFDQFMNQRGDRPQS encoded by the coding sequence ATGTCGGCCTATGGCACGGACGCCGCGCGCGGACCGGGACCGTTCGGCCGCGCCCGCGACTGGCTGGACGAACGCGGCAAGGTCGCGTGGATCATCGCCATGATCCTTGGCTTCGCCATCTTCTGGCCGGTCGGACTGGCCATCCTTGCCTATATGATCTGGAGCAAACGCATGTTCGGATGCAGCAACCGCAGCCCCGCGCGCCGCTTTCACGCAGCGTCCACGGGGAATTCGGCCTTTGACGCCTATCGCGAAGAAACGCTGAAACGGCTGGAGGACGAGCACCGCGAGTTCGTCGATTTCCTGACGAAGCTGCGCGAGGCCAAGGACAAGGCCGAATTCGATCAGTTCATGAACCAGCGCGGCGACAGGCCGCAATCGTGA
- a CDS encoding twin transmembrane helix small protein, with product MQDKPLFYLVVLSALVVLAILATGIGGFARGGEFNRKHGNRLMRWRIIAQAVAVALILLFLWMRSG from the coding sequence ATGCAAGACAAACCCCTGTTCTATCTCGTCGTGCTGTCCGCGCTTGTGGTGCTGGCGATCCTGGCCACCGGGATCGGCGGCTTCGCGCGCGGCGGCGAATTCAATCGCAAGCACGGCAATCGCCTGATGCGCTGGCGGATCATCGCGCAGGCGGTGGCGGTCGCGCTGATCCTGCTGTTTCTGTGGATGAGGTCCGGCTGA
- a CDS encoding c-type cytochrome, giving the protein MTLARTAAFLLVAAMPAAGFAQSAEEMAQDALEARHGYMKMLSINMGTLAAMARGEMEYDEGAATTAATNLAALTRYDVPSLFVDGTAAGQIEDSEALPAIWENPDDFAAKFTQLAEAAAVSPDAVKGGQGNVGPALQQLGGACKDCHDDFRQKN; this is encoded by the coding sequence ATGACCCTCGCCAGGACAGCCGCTTTCCTTCTTGTCGCCGCGATGCCGGCGGCGGGTTTCGCCCAATCCGCAGAAGAGATGGCGCAGGACGCGCTGGAGGCGCGGCACGGATACATGAAGATGCTGTCGATCAACATGGGAACGCTGGCGGCGATGGCGCGCGGCGAAATGGAATACGATGAGGGCGCAGCCACCACGGCGGCCACCAACCTTGCCGCGCTGACCCGATACGATGTGCCGTCGCTGTTCGTGGACGGCACCGCGGCCGGCCAGATCGAGGACTCCGAGGCGTTGCCGGCGATCTGGGAAAACCCCGACGATTTCGCCGCCAAGTTCACCCAGCTTGCCGAGGCGGCCGCGGTCAGCCCCGACGCGGTCAAGGGCGGTCAGGGCAATGTCGGGCCGGCGCTGCAGCAGCTTGGCGGCGCCTGCAAGGATTGCCACGACGATTTCCGCCAGAAGAACTGA
- a CDS encoding electron transfer flavoprotein subunit alpha/FixB family protein, producing MAVLLLGEVSNGELNRDATAKAVGALKTLGDVTVLCAGASASAAGDEAAKIDGVAKVLVAEDPLYGHRLAEPAAALLVSLAGDYDHIAAPATTDAKNIMPRVAALLDAMVISDVSAIIDADTFERPVYAGNAIQTVKSKDAKKVMTVRTASFDAAGEGGPAPVEAIQAGEDPALSSWVGDEVAESDRPELTSAGRVVSGGRGVGSKDDFEMIEKLADKLGAAVGASRAAVDSGYAPNDWQVGQTGKVVAPELYVAVGISGAIQHLAGMKDSKVIVAINKDEEAPIFQVADYGLVGDLFQIVPELTEKL from the coding sequence ATGGCTGTTCTTCTGTTGGGTGAAGTCTCGAATGGCGAACTGAACCGCGACGCGACCGCCAAGGCGGTGGGCGCGCTGAAGACCCTGGGCGATGTGACGGTGCTGTGCGCCGGCGCCTCGGCCAGCGCCGCGGGCGACGAGGCCGCGAAGATCGACGGCGTGGCCAAGGTGCTGGTGGCCGAGGATCCGCTGTATGGCCATCGGCTGGCCGAGCCGGCGGCCGCGCTGCTGGTCAGCCTCGCGGGCGATTACGACCATATCGCCGCCCCGGCCACGACCGATGCCAAGAACATCATGCCGCGCGTTGCCGCATTGCTGGATGCGATGGTGATTTCAGACGTGTCGGCGATCATCGACGCGGACACGTTCGAACGCCCGGTCTATGCCGGCAACGCGATCCAGACGGTGAAATCGAAGGATGCCAAGAAGGTCATGACCGTCCGCACCGCCAGCTTCGACGCGGCGGGCGAAGGCGGCCCGGCCCCGGTCGAGGCGATCCAGGCGGGCGAAGACCCGGCGCTGTCGTCATGGGTCGGCGACGAGGTTGCCGAAAGCGACCGTCCCGAACTGACCTCGGCCGGCCGGGTCGTGTCGGGCGGGCGCGGCGTCGGCTCGAAGGACGATTTCGAGATGATCGAAAAGCTGGCCGACAAGCTGGGCGCCGCCGTCGGCGCCTCGCGCGCGGCGGTCGATTCGGGCTATGCCCCGAACGACTGGCAGGTCGGGCAGACCGGCAAGGTCGTCGCGCCGGAACTTTACGTCGCGGTGGGCATCTCGGGCGCGATCCAGCACCTTGCGGGCATGAAGGACAGCAAGGTGATCGTCGCCATCAACAAGGACGAAGAGGCGCCGATCTTCCAGGTCGCGGATTACGGGCTGGTGGGCGATCTGTTCCAGATCGTGCCCGAACTGACCGAAAAGCTGTAA
- a CDS encoding DUF533 domain-containing protein → MSLMKTLARVAAGVMLAKGVGAVMNSRQQGGRPDDRRIQQEGRDRQGGGGLLDDLLGNNTAGTSGGSFSERLGEVLSGGRGQSGHAGAQSGRGAQGGLGGMLDNLTGRGGGSGGGLGDVLGRLGGGGSGGTGTSSGAGGSGSGGLGDLLGGLLGGAGAASAGGLARKDSQQTNDATFGELFNDSVARGDEPRIAPTPEQNAVAGLMLRAMIQAAKSDGKIDEAEKQRLLGHLGDDLDDDERQFIREQMAAPVDAAALAREVPEGLESQVYLMSLLAIDFDSEAEARYLNDLAQAMRLDRDSINAIHRKAGVMPLYS, encoded by the coding sequence ATGAGCTTGATGAAAACCCTTGCCCGCGTGGCGGCGGGCGTGATGCTGGCCAAGGGCGTCGGCGCCGTGATGAACAGCCGCCAGCAGGGCGGCCGACCCGACGACAGACGCATCCAGCAGGAAGGGCGCGACCGGCAAGGCGGCGGCGGATTGCTGGACGATCTGCTCGGCAACAACACCGCCGGCACGTCGGGCGGCAGCTTCAGCGAAAGGCTGGGCGAGGTGCTGTCGGGCGGGCGCGGACAGTCCGGCCATGCGGGCGCGCAAAGCGGACGCGGCGCGCAGGGCGGTCTGGGCGGCATGCTGGACAATTTGACCGGGCGCGGCGGCGGCAGCGGCGGCGGGCTTGGCGATGTGCTGGGCCGGCTTGGCGGCGGCGGGTCCGGCGGCACGGGCACGTCGTCCGGTGCGGGCGGTTCGGGGTCCGGCGGGCTGGGCGATCTGCTTGGCGGGCTGCTGGGCGGGGCCGGTGCCGCATCCGCAGGCGGGCTTGCCCGCAAGGATTCGCAGCAGACCAACGACGCCACCTTCGGCGAATTGTTCAACGATTCGGTCGCACGCGGCGACGAACCGCGCATCGCCCCCACCCCCGAACAGAACGCGGTGGCGGGCCTGATGCTGCGCGCGATGATCCAGGCCGCGAAATCCGACGGCAAGATCGACGAGGCCGAGAAACAGCGCCTTCTGGGGCATCTGGGCGACGATCTGGACGACGACGAACGCCAGTTCATCCGCGAACAGATGGCCGCGCCCGTGGATGCCGCCGCGCTGGCGCGCGAGGTGCCCGAGGGGCTGGAATCGCAGGTCTATCTGATGTCGCTGCTGGCCATCGACTTCGACAGCGAGGCCGAGGCGCGCTATCTGAACGATCTGGCGCAGGCGATGCGGCTGGACCGCGACAGCATCAACGCGATCCATCGCAAGGCGGGCGTCATGCCGCTTTACAGCTGA
- a CDS encoding SDR family NAD(P)-dependent oxidoreductase → MGGRVLITGCSSGIGLDAARRMQAQGWQVVATCRSQADIDARRAEGMECHHLELADAGSIARLVQTVLEDAPLDALVNNAAFALPGAVEDVPRDALRAIFEVNLFGTHDLTARLIPHFRDRGGRIVNISSVLGLVGIPWRGPYVATKFALEGLTDVLRLEMRGTGVKVVLIEPGPIASRIRENAIPHFERWIDWQGSARAAQYRATLLKRLYEPPGKDRFELPPSDVSDKILRALTARDPAPRYYVTAPTWLSGVGRRVLSSRALDWFARRG, encoded by the coding sequence ATGGGCGGGCGGGTCCTGATCACCGGATGCTCGTCGGGCATCGGGCTGGATGCGGCGCGGCGGATGCAGGCCCAGGGCTGGCAGGTCGTTGCCACCTGCCGCAGCCAGGCCGACATCGACGCCAGACGGGCCGAGGGGATGGAGTGCCACCACCTGGAACTGGCGGATGCGGGCAGCATCGCCCGGCTGGTCCAGACGGTGCTGGAAGACGCGCCGCTGGACGCGCTTGTCAACAACGCGGCCTTCGCCCTGCCCGGCGCGGTCGAGGACGTTCCGCGCGACGCCCTGCGCGCGATCTTCGAGGTCAATCTGTTCGGCACCCATGACCTGACCGCCCGCCTGATCCCGCATTTCCGCGACCGCGGCGGGCGAATCGTCAATATCAGTTCGGTTCTGGGGCTGGTCGGCATCCCGTGGCGCGGCCCCTATGTCGCGACGAAATTCGCGCTGGAGGGGCTGACCGATGTGCTTCGGCTGGAAATGCGCGGCACCGGCGTCAAGGTGGTGCTGATCGAACCCGGTCCCATCGCCAGCCGCATCCGCGAAAACGCGATCCCGCATTTCGAACGCTGGATCGACTGGCAGGGCAGCGCGCGCGCCGCGCAGTATCGCGCCACGCTGCTGAAAAGACTGTATGAACCGCCGGGCAAGGACCGGTTCGAACTGCCGCCCTCGGACGTCAGCGACAAGATCCTGCGCGCGCTGACGGCACGCGATCCCGCGCCGCGTTACTATGTGACCGCGCCCACATGGCTGTCGGGCGTCGGGCGGCGCGTTTTGTCCAGCCGCGCACTGGACTGGTTCGCCCGCCGGGGATAG
- a CDS encoding cytochrome b/b6 domain-containing protein produces the protein MSRDETRRVRVWDPALRIFHWTLATLVIATWLLGKFGPNIMTLHFWLGYAIIGLLVFRLIWGVIGPESARFTSFVRGPSAIAGYAREMGRREPSNWRGHTPVGALSVIGMLVVLIVQVSTGLISDPEDFVNVGPLADQVSRATAKGAVAWHHRGATVILLFVLLHVGVILFYRVWKNEDLVRPMITGWKWVRRR, from the coding sequence ATGTCGCGCGACGAAACCCGGCGCGTCCGGGTCTGGGATCCGGCGCTGCGGATCTTTCACTGGACGCTGGCGACGCTGGTGATCGCGACCTGGCTTCTGGGCAAGTTCGGTCCCAACATCATGACCCTGCATTTCTGGCTGGGCTATGCCATCATCGGCCTGCTGGTGTTCCGGCTGATCTGGGGCGTGATCGGGCCTGAATCGGCGCGGTTCACCAGTTTCGTGCGCGGGCCGTCGGCCATTGCGGGCTATGCGCGCGAGATGGGGCGGCGCGAGCCCAGCAACTGGCGCGGCCATACGCCGGTGGGCGCGCTGTCGGTGATCGGGATGCTGGTGGTGCTGATCGTGCAGGTCAGCACCGGCCTGATCTCGGACCCCGAGGATTTCGTGAATGTCGGACCGCTGGCCGATCAGGTCAGCCGGGCGACCGCCAAGGGCGCCGTCGCCTGGCATCATCGCGGCGCGACGGTGATCCTGCTGTTCGTGCTTCTGCATGTGGGGGTGATCCTGTTCTATCGGGTCTGGAAGAACGAGGATCTGGTGCGCCCGATGATCACCGGCTGGAAATGGGTGCGCCGCCGCTAG
- a CDS encoding HPr family phosphocarrier protein, whose amino-acid sequence MKDTVTRTLSIINEKGLHARASAKFVDVVERFEAQATVEKDGMRVSGDSIMGLLMLTAQRGSTITVTISGPQADALADALETLVADYFGEGM is encoded by the coding sequence ATGAAGGACACCGTCACCAGAACGCTGTCGATCATCAACGAAAAGGGCCTGCACGCGCGGGCCAGCGCGAAATTCGTCGATGTGGTCGAACGGTTCGAGGCGCAGGCGACGGTCGAGAAGGACGGCATGCGCGTGTCGGGCGATTCGATCATGGGTCTACTGATGCTGACCGCGCAGCGCGGCTCGACCATCACCGTCACGATCAGCGGCCCTCAGGCCGATGCGCTGGCCGACGCGCTGGAAACGCTGGTCGCGGATTATTTCGGCGAAGGCATGTAG
- a CDS encoding 3-hydroxybutyryl-CoA dehydrogenase: MAIQSVGVIGAGQMGNGIAHVFALAGYDVLMTDISQDALDKAMSLIERNMDRQVSRNKITAEEKKTAIDRIKTTLRLADLGQTDLVIEAATERETVKQAIFEDLQPHLKPDTILTSNTSSISITRLASRTDRPEKFMGFHFMNPVPVMQLVELIRGIATDQATFKQMHEVVERLGKTAASAEDFPAFIVNRILMPMINEAVYTLYEGVGNVRSIDESMKLGANHPMGPLELADFIGLDTCLAIMNVLHDGLADTKYRPCPLLTKYVEAGWLGRKSGRGFYDYRGDTPVPTR; this comes from the coding sequence ATGGCGATTCAATCGGTTGGCGTGATCGGTGCGGGTCAGATGGGCAACGGCATCGCCCATGTCTTCGCGCTGGCGGGCTATGACGTGCTGATGACCGATATCAGCCAGGACGCGCTGGACAAGGCGATGTCGCTGATCGAGCGGAACATGGATCGTCAGGTCAGCCGCAACAAGATCACGGCCGAGGAAAAGAAGACCGCCATCGACCGCATCAAGACCACGCTGCGGCTGGCCGATCTGGGCCAGACCGATCTGGTGATCGAGGCCGCCACCGAACGCGAGACGGTCAAGCAGGCCATCTTCGAGGATTTGCAGCCGCATCTGAAGCCCGACACGATCCTGACCTCGAACACGTCCTCGATCTCGATCACGCGGCTGGCCAGCCGCACCGACCGGCCGGAAAAATTCATGGGTTTCCACTTCATGAACCCGGTTCCGGTGATGCAGCTGGTCGAGCTGATCCGCGGCATCGCGACCGATCAGGCGACGTTCAAGCAGATGCACGAGGTGGTGGAACGACTGGGCAAGACCGCCGCCAGCGCCGAGGATTTCCCGGCCTTCATCGTCAACCGGATCCTGATGCCGATGATCAACGAGGCGGTCTATACGCTGTATGAGGGCGTGGGCAACGTGCGCTCCATCGACGAATCGATGAAGCTGGGGGCGAACCATCCGATGGGGCCGCTGGAACTGGCCGATTTCATCGGGCTGGACACCTGTCTGGCGATCATGAACGTGCTGCATGACGGGCTGGCCGACACCAAGTATCGCCCCTGCCCGCTGCTGACCAAATATGTCGAGGCGGGCTGGCTGGGCCGCAAGTCCGGCCGCGGCTTTTATGACTATCGCGGCGATACGCCGGTGCCGACGCGCTGA